Proteins encoded by one window of Dendropsophus ebraccatus isolate aDenEbr1 chromosome 4, aDenEbr1.pat, whole genome shotgun sequence:
- the LOC138788875 gene encoding noggin-like encodes MASMEKYVLFFCLIPLGLLWSLVLSDNTVEAKRNDMTQTDMDMGTLRRRTTSGTRPYSLSRSPLDYHYSPKPKHLRIPRLLRILGSSFDPFWMSVEKPVENETNSHLSAFSQDLFDGSSRYRKKLTQEAQNIDFSLLKLPAELSVNASHLVLHELRRWLVQRASCKLTSTWVDLGPVFWPRWVRHTDCDESNTACSWPPGMECRQAQLTQIKILAWHCWMQDAGKGWASQNCMWRQVPYPVVAACKCTCR; translated from the coding sequence ATGGCGTCTATGGAAAAGTACGTTCTTTTCTTCTGCTTGATTCCACTTGGACTCTTGTGGTCTCTGGTCCTCTCAGACAATACAGTGGAAGCCAAACGCAATGATATGACCCAGACAGACATGGATATGGGTACTCTGCGACGGAGAACCACCTCCGGCACCCGTCCATACAGCCTCTCCAGATCACCACTGGATTACCACTATTCTCCGAAACCCAAGCACTTGAGGATCCCCCGTCTTCTCCGAATACTAGGATCCTCCTTCGACCCATTCTGGATGTCCGTGGAGAAACCTGTAGAAAATGAGACCAATAGCCACCTATCCGCATTCAGCCAGGATCTTTTTGACGGTTCCAGTCGCTACCGCAAGAAGCTTACCCAAGAGGCTCAAAACATTGACTTCTCTTTACTGAAGCTGCCGGCTGAACTTTCGGTGAACGCCAGCCATCTCGTGCTTCATGAACTTCGCCGGTGGTTGGTGCAGCGAGCTAGCTGTAAGCTTACGTCCACATGGGTGGATCTGGGTCCTGTTTTCTGGCCGCGATGGGTGAGGCACACAGACTGTGATGAGAGTAATACCGCCTGCTCATGGCCACCAGGGATGGAGTGCCGCCAGGCCCAGCTTACTCAGATTAAGATTCTGGCATGGCACTGCTGGATGCAGGATGCTGGCAAAGGCTGGGCATCACAGAACTGCATGTGGAGACAGGTACCCTACCCGGTGGTGGCTGCTTGTAAGTGTACCTGTAGGTAg